The following is a genomic window from Crossiella equi.
CGGGCAGGGCGACCCCGCCCTGACCTCGCCAGTCAGCCACGAGCGCGTCCACGGAACGCAGGTGCGCATCGGTGAGTTCGCTCACACCGCAGGCCAGCAGCCAGGTCCGCAGCACCCGGCGACGCAGCGCGGCCGGGGCTGTCCGCAGTGGCCCCACGGCCAGACCTACACCGTCTTTGACCTGCTCGAACAGTGCGGCGGCCAGCTCGTCCAGGGTGGCCAGGTCCTCGCGCAGCTGGGCCGAGGTGCGGGCCAGCGCGGCGGCCACCCCGCCCTGGAGGACCTCCTCCAGCAGCGGCAGGACCTCCCGCCGCAGCCGGACCCGGGTGAAGGCCGGGTCGGAGTTGTGCGGATCGCGCCAGGTGTCCAGCCCCAGCGCGGCGCACGCGGCCTCGGTGGTGGCGCGGGAGACCCCGAGCAGCGGGCGCCCCCACGGCGGGTCCAGCTCGGCCATCCCGGCGATCGACCGCGGCCCGGAACCCCGGCCCAGGCCGAGCAGCACGGTCTCGGCCTGGTCGTCGCGGGTGTGCCCGAGCAGCACCGGCACGCCGTCGCTGGCGGCCCGCAGCGCGGTGTAGCGGGCCCGCCGGGCGGCCGCCTCAGGCCCACCGGATCCGGTCACGCGCACGGTGAGCACCTCAGCCGAGGCACCCAGCCCACGCAGCTGTTCCGCCGCCCTCCTGGCCACCTCGGCCGACCCCGTCTGGAGCTGGTGGTCGACCACGAGCCCTTGCACGGCAAGACCCAGCTTCCGTCCACAGTGGACTGTCGCGGCGGCCAGCGCGAGCGAGTCGGCGCCGCCTGAGCAGGCCACCGCGACGCGGCCGGTGACGGCGAACCGCGCCAAGAAGCGGCGGACAGCGGTGCGTACCTCGGAGACCGAAGGGTCGGGCGCGGACAACGGCTCAGCCGGGCACGCGGCGGATCCAGGCGTCCGGATCGGCGATCTCGGCGCGGGTCG
Proteins encoded in this region:
- the tilS gene encoding tRNA lysidine(34) synthetase TilS, with protein sequence MSAPDPSVSEVRTAVRRFLARFAVTGRVAVACSGGADSLALAAATVHCGRKLGLAVQGLVVDHQLQTGSAEVARRAAEQLRGLGASAEVLTVRVTGSGGPEAAARRARYTALRAASDGVPVLLGHTRDDQAETVLLGLGRGSGPRSIAGMAELDPPWGRPLLGVSRATTEAACAALGLDTWRDPHNSDPAFTRVRLRREVLPLLEEVLQGGVAAALARTSAQLREDLATLDELAAALFEQVKDGVGLAVGPLRTAPAALRRRVLRTWLLACGVSELTDAHLRSVDALVADWRGQGGVALPGGLVAARAHDRLVTDRSS